In Pseudomonadota bacterium, one DNA window encodes the following:
- a CDS encoding DUF2585 family protein, giving the protein MAAASIIAIILVVMVSVELLFGRRIFPEKIKIWGNMEESSRQMFDWYSPSHIIHGFVFFWCGQLWIAVLLEAIWEMMENSPFVINHYRTKTSSTDYTGDTVLNSVCDILCVIAGYTLCLYVPYYTIVALIVAMELTTLWLISDNLTLNILMFVLPLKSIKDWQTKRNKK; this is encoded by the coding sequence ATGGCAGCAGCATCGATAATAGCAATTATATTAGTGGTAATGGTTTCGGTTGAGTTATTATTTGGGAGGAGGATTTTCCCAGAGAAGATAAAAATATGGGGAAACATGGAAGAATCTTCCAGACAGATGTTTGATTGGTATTCTCCTTCGCACATCATACATGGTTTTGTGTTTTTTTGGTGTGGTCAATTGTGGATAGCCGTATTATTAGAGGCCATTTGGGAGATGATGGAGAATTCACCTTTTGTTATCAATCATTACAGAACTAAGACATCATCAACAGACTACACTGGTGATACCGTCTTAAATTCAGTGTGTGATATTTTGTGTGTAATAGCTGGTTATACTTTATGTCTTTATGTGCCTTATTATACAATTGTGGCATTGATAGTGGCGATGGAACTCACAACATTATGGTTGATTAGTGATAATTTGACATTAAATATATTGATGTTTGTATTACCACTTAAATCTATTAAAGATTGGCAAACTAAAAGGAATAAAAAATGA